In Desulfobacter hydrogenophilus, the genomic stretch CATCATCATTTCCAGATTCAGGCGGATACCCATGCCGTCCCCGGGCTTGATCTGTTCTGCTTTTTCCATAACCACATCTGAATACATCATGATCAGCCGGCGGTAGGCATCATAAACAAACCATTCATTATTGGTTTTTTTAATCAATCCCGGAATCGTGGTGCTACACAGGCCGACGTTCAATATGGTCTCCATCATTCCGGGCATTGAGCTTCTTGCACCGGATCGGCAGGATACCAGCAATGGATTTTCCGGATCACCAAAAATCATACCTGTATGGGATTCAATATTGGCCATGGCTTTGAGAATGTCGCCTTCAAGGGTATCAGGAAAACGCCCGTTTAAATCAAAATAGTGATTGCAGCATTCCGTTGATATGGTGAAGCCTAGCGGAACAGGCAGTTTCAGCTTTGCCATTTCTGCAAGGTTGGCGCCTTTTCCGCCTAAAAGGTTTTTTTGACTTGCATCCCCTTCTGTTTTATCAGGGCCGAACTCATAGATGTATTTGGTCATTTTATATCACCGCTTGTATGGTTTCAGTCTTAAATGGTTAAAGACATTGGTTAAAGACAAATTGATATTTAGCTTGTTCAAGTCGTGGAATCAGTCGGTATTCGATTTTCCCTTTATAAAGCCCGCCAAATGTTAACGTTTATTATTAAAACTTTAGAAAAATCAAGTCAAATAAAATCTTATGTTTATAAATGGGGGCTTCAATGATAATATTGCTCTTTTTCAATGATGTGCGTTGGCACTTTATCGCCGTTTGACAGGCGCAAACAGGAGGAATCAATGCTGAATATAGAATCCATAACCAAAGGATTCGCAGATCAGGTACTGCTTGACAATACCGGCATGCAGATCAATTCCGGTGAACGGGTGGGCCTGGTGGGAAGAAACGGCCATGGTAAAACCACGCTTTTAAATATAATAGCAGGCACAGATCACCCCGATGACGGGCGTGTTATTATACCCAGCGAATATCGGATCGGTGTGCTTTCCCAGCATATAAAATTCAGCAGACCCACTGTTCTTGAAGAGGCTATGCTTGGCCTGCCGGATCATGAACGTGATCATTTCTGGAAAGCTGAAAAAATATTGTCGGGTCTGGGGTTTTCAGAACAGAACATGCAAAAGGATCCCATGCAGTTTTCCGGTGGTTACCAGGTGCGTTTAAACCTTGCCAAGGTATTGGTATCCGAACCTGATCTGTTAATTCTTGACGAGCCCACCAACTATCTGGACATTACATCTATTCGATGGATTACAGGATTTCTTGTTTCCTGGCCAAGGGAGATGCTCCTGGTTACCCATGACCGTGGATTTATGGATAATGTGGTCACCCATATTGTTGGGATTCACCGTCGCAAGATGAAAAAGATACAGGGAGATACCGCTAAATATTATATCCAGGTGGCCCAGGACGAAGAGATATATGAAAAAACCCGGGTAAATGAGGAAAAGCGTAAAAAAGAGATTGAACTGTTCATCTCCCGGTTTCGGGCCAAGGCAAGGCTGGCAAACATGGTACAGTCCAGAATTAAAACCCTGGCCAAGCTCGACTCGAAAGACAAACTGGCAGAACTTAAAAATTTGGATTTTTCTTTTAACTATCTGCCTTTTATCGGAAAACAGGTGCTGACTATCGAAGATTTGAGTTTCGGTTACGAAAAAGAAAATCCTTTGATAAAAGACTTTTCCTTGACCGTATACCCCGGTGACCGTGTGGCCGTAATCGGTAAAAACGGCAAAGGAAAAACCACACTTCTTAAGTTGATCAGTCAGAATATGGATCCGGATGCAGGATGGGTAAAACCCAATCCAGGTGTAGAAATCGGCTATTTTGAGCAGACCAATATCCAGACCTTAAATCCGCAATTCACTGTGGAAGAAGAGATCTTGCATGCCTATCCTGAGACAGACCGGCAGACCGCCAGAAACATTTGCGGTGCTATGATGTTTGAACAGGATGCAGCTCTAAAAAAGGTGAGTGTGCTGTCCGGTGGAGAAAAAGCCCGGGTCATGCTTGGTAAACTGCTGATTCGACCTTTGAACCTTCTGCTTTTGGATGAGCCGTCAAACCATCTTGACATTGAGGCCAGTGATGCCTTTGTCGAGGCTTTAAATGCGTTTGAAGGTGCTGTTGTGCTTGTTACCCATAATGAGATGTTTCTGCATGCCTTGGCAAATCGCCTGGTGATATTTACTTCAAGCGGCATTGACATATTTGAGGGTACCTATCAGGAATTTCTTGAAAAACAGGGATGGGAGGATGAAGAACTGATCCCTGTAAAGCGCAAAAAAAGCGCGCAGCTTCCCAAAAAAGAACTGCGCAAGAAAAAATCCGAGATTGTGGCCCAAAGGTCAAAGCAGTTGACGCCGATAAATAAAAAGATAAACAAACTTGAAAATGAGATAGAGGCAAAGGAAACCAAGATGGCCCGGGTGAACAAAGAATTGCTTGATGCATCCCAGGACCAGGATGGATTAAAAATTGCCAATTTATCCAAAGAACATGCTAAACTGGAATCTGAGATTGAAACCCTGTTTGACACCTTTGCGGAAATATCTGAGAGGGCAGACAAGATAAAAAAGAAATTTGACCGGGAATTATCCGGCCTTGAAGGTGGGGATTAAGATGGACAAACAAAAACTTAAATTTTATTATGGTATTATTCTGATCGTCGTGGGTATCGCGGTTTTTATAAGGGTGCCCCAGGTGATACCCCAAATTGAGACCATTGAATTTTTTAAAAATAAGATCGGAATTGTAAAGTTCTGTTCCTATTTTTTAGGTTGTCTTTTGTTACTGGCCGGCGGTATTCGGGTGGTCAGAAATTATAAAAAATCGTAATAGTTTTCACTATGGCAGCAAATGACGGTTGGAATCTTGAAAAGCCCCATCAATAATGACGTCCTACCTCGAACTTGAAACTGATAAAGTATGTGTTTTCCTTAAAGTTCACTCCAATATGTTCATTTTTAGCCTATCGACCTAAAATTTCAGGGAAAAATAGTTTGAAACCCCTTCCATATCCATGATAAAGTATGCGTAATTCGTTCACAATTACACATACTTTATCACGGAGGGGGAATGGATGAATATGACGTTCGGAAAAAGTTTAGGCAAGACAAAATTATGGCAATTGAAAAGCTGGCGCAATTACTCCAATGCTCTGCGATAACAGTGAGAAGAAGATTAAAAAAGTGGAAAACATTCACAAGCATAAATCAAAACGGTCGCTACTACACATTGCCCGAAATTCCTGAATTTGACGATAATGGATTATGGAAATATCAATTTGCTCTATTTTCCAAGCACGGCAATTTAAAACAAACAATTATTGAATTGGTAAAAAGATCTGAAGCTGGGCTCAGTGCCGCTGATATTTCGAGCATTATTGAGATCCCTTCAAGTAGTTCCTATTTTTCACAAATCAAGCAATCCGACGAAATCAAACGAGAAAAACATCAGGGCCGGTTTGTTTATTTTTCAGCGGCACCCAACAAATATCAACTACAAAAAAGGGGTGCAGAACGACACAAGACCGATGGTTGGCCCACTGATACCCAGGCAGTTAAAATTTTAGTACACATAATAAAAAACCCAGGTATTGAAGTTGACCGGCTTGCCATTGAATCTGCTCTTCCGGGTGAGCGCTTTGACCCAGTTGTTGTTAAACAATTTTTGCAATTCCATGACCTTTTAAAAAAAACTTCGGATACAGAGCCATAAAATGTCTCACAGGGTATATCGACAAAATCACTGAAGGGATTTGTCCGCAGAATCTATTTCCGGAGGAGCCAACTATTTCCTTTTATCCGCAGGAGGTAGGCCAACGGGATTTGAAAGTGCTCAAAACCAGGAAGAAAAACGTTGTGACTTTGGATATCGGGGCATTTTGTGCAAAGGAAACAGTTTTGGTCAATCCAATTGATAACACGGTCCATCAAAGTCAACAGCTTCGTTCTTTGACCCCATATCGGTGCACGTATGGGTATGATGTGTTGGTTTTTGTCGGATATGGACTTTTTGTTCACTGTCTATCAGAACAGCAAATCATTGCACTGCTGTCAGATAGAAATATAACCATTTCTCAACGAGAGATTGGTTTCCTTGGTAAGAAATTTATTGCTTATCTGGCCATAGCCCATCAGCAGGCACAGCAACGATTAAATCAACTGATGTCACACAAAGGCGGCTATATTCTGCATATAGATGGCACTTGCGAAGGCGGCAGTCCTCATCTTTTTACCGGTATGGACGGCATTGCTCAAATAGTATTGGATAATATCAAATTGCCCTCGGAAAAAGCAGAATCCATCATCCCCTTTTTAGAAAGAATAAAAAAGCAATACGGCAACCCGGTTGCTCTGGTCCATGATATGGGTAAAGGCATTTTATCGGCAGTAGAGGTTGTGTTCAAAGGTATTCCGGATTTCATCTGCCATTTCCATTTTTTAAGAGATATTGGAAAAGATTTATATGAAGCAGAATACGCTAAGATTAGAATCCGTTTAACAAAGCATAAAATCAGAACAGTGCTTCGGGCAAAAGCAAAGGCGCTGGACTCTCTCATGGGAAACGATACTCAACTTGGGACAGGGCTATTAGAGTGTATTGCTGAAAATCAGCCGAACACAATACCCGCAGAAAAACTGGCGATTGTGTCGTCATATGTCATGATCCATTGGGCTCTTGACACAACTGGCCAACTTGAGGGTTATGGTTTCCCATTTGATTGCCCGCACTTTATTTTTTACCAGCGGCTAAAAGTCCTGTATAAAATGGTGGACACCTCTGGCTACAATCAATTCGATAAACATTTCTTCAATCTTTGGAAGCCTCTCAATAAAATCATCAATGACCAACAGTTGAGAAGCGCCGCTAAGCAAATTGAAAAAAAGATGGAAACCTTCAAACAACTCCGAACCGCCTTATCCATAACCGTTTCTGAAAATAAGAAAGGACTTAATGATGACGGCGATAATAATACCAATATAAAACGTATTGCTCAGAAAGTGAAAAGATTCAGGGCGCAAATAATGGCAGACCCGAAATTATCTCAAACAGACTCATATAAAAAAATGATCAAACAGATCGACACTTACTGGGAGAAACTTTTTGCCGATCCAATTACAATCGAAACATCCAATGGTCAGCAGGTTCACATCCAACCTCAACGCACAAACAATATTTTGGAACGATTTTTCCGGGAACTTAAACGTAGAAACCGGAAAAGAAGTGGAACAATATCATTAAATAAAAGGCTCAAAACCATGCTCACAGACACGCCGTTAATCAAGAATCTTGATAAAGCAGAATATATGGAAGCCATCCTTGATGGGAATGCTACTTTGGAGGAACGATTCGAAAAAATTGACTACAACATGGTTCTTGAAAAATTAAACGACGAACAAAAAACGTATGGAAAAATTAGCCCTGAAATGAAAAAAATAATTCAGCGGCCTGATTTGCCGAAAAAATTGGCATCCTTATTCGCTACTTAAGAGCAAGATCAATACCAACCGTCATTTGCTATCATAGAGTTTTCAGGATATTTTATGGCAGGAAGTACTGCTTCAAAATCCGGGTCCAGCCTTAAATCTACCATTAAAGATCAGTCTGGTGCCGGTAAAGTTAAAATCGGTGAAATCCTTTCCAAAGAAGGACAGATTACATCCATTATGCTCAACGAGGCCCTCTCGGTCCAGAAAAAGACCAATGAGCGGCTTTCGGGTATTCTGCTCCAGAAAGGCTATATTGATCCAGACACCATCATCAATGTGCTGGGACGAATATACAACTACAAAGTCGTCGCTTTCTCTGAAATAAAACCGGATCCCCAGGCTCTGAAGCTTCTGCCCTATGATGAAGCCAAAATCAATCTGGTTTTTCCCTTGAAACTGGCCGGGGATGATTTACAGGTCTGCATGGCAGAACCCACGGATACGGATGTGGTTGCAGCTCTTGGAAAGAAAACAGGGAAAAATATCCAGGCCTTTGTTTCCACTGAAAATGATATCATCCAGGCGTATCGAGATTTTTATAAAATTTCCGATGACGCGTATAAAAGTTTTCTTCATTTTGATGATGAGGTAGAAGATGATGAACCGGTAACTTCTGTTGAAGATTTTGGTTCCCTGGTTTCCGAGGCGGCCGAGGAGCTTGAGGTGGCCAGCGCCGATACAAACGTCGGCCCGGATGAGTTCATGGCCTCGGATGCCCCCATCATCAAACTGGTAAACGGCATTTTGACCAAAGCAATCAACGACGGCGTGTCAGATATACATATTGAACCCTTTGAAAAATCCTTTCAGGTGCGCTATCGCCTGGACGGCGGCATGTACAAGGCCATGAACCTGCCGCTGTCAATTAAAAATGCCGTGCTTTCAAGGGTAAAAATTTTGGCTTCCCTGGATATCGCCGAGCGCAGGATTCCCCAGGACGGTCGAATCAAACTTCGGCTGGGCAAGAAAAAATCCGTGGATTTCCGTGTGTCGACCTTGCCCACCCTGTTTGGCGAGAGCATTGTCATGCGTATTTTGGACCAAAGCGCATTGAGCGTTGATTTGACCCGCCTAGGGTTTGAATCCGGCACCTTTGAAATGCTCAAACGCTGTATTTCAAGACCCTATGGCCTGCTTCTGGTTACAGGTCCCACAGGTTCGGGTAAAACTACGACACTGTATTCCGTTCTCAACCGTCTGAACAAGGATGATATCAAGATCCTGACCGCTGAAGATCCCGTGGAATTCAATTTTAAGGGTATTAACCAGGTGCCGGTAAGAGAAGAGGTCGGCATGACCTTTGCTGCAGCCCTGAAAGCCTTTCTTCGACAAGATCCGGATATTATCATGGTGGGCGAGATCCGTGATATTGAAACCGCTGAAATTGCCATCAAAGCAGCCATGACAGGACATCTTGTTTTTGCCACCCTGCATACCAACGACTGCCCGTCCACCATTGGGCGGCTTGTGGATATCGGCATTCCACCCTATATGCTTGCCTCATCCGTTACCATGGTTTTATCCCAGCGTCTTGGGCGCAGGCTGTGTCCGGATTGTAAGCAGGTGGTTACCGGGCATAATCCGGAAGACCTGGAATTGCACGGTTTTCATAAGAATGACATTCCTGATTTGACCATATACGGTCCTAAAGGATGCTCCCACTGCAATGGTACCGGATACAAGGGCCGGGTTGGGCTGTATGAACTCATGGAAGTGACCGATGAGGTTGGCAAAGCCATATCTGCCGAAGTAGCGGAAGACCAGCTGCGCAAGGTGGCTATTTCCGAAGGCATGATCACGCTTCGGGATGCAGGCCTTATTAAGGTAAAATCCGGAGAAACATCCCTGGAAGAAGTGTTAAGAAAAACCGTTCTCTCAAAAGAAGCCTTGCCGGCCTATCTGGTGAATCCCGACATTGAACAATATGAGGACAAGGATGTGATCATCCGAGAAGGAAACACGGATATTGACTTTTTCAAGCTTGTTCAAGGCGCTGTCTATGTGGTCAAGGGCGGTAAAATGATAGCGGAAATTACCCAGCCCGGAGAGTATTTCGGCGAAATGGCTGCCATAACCGGTACCCCAAGGTCTGCGTCTATTATTTCAAAGGGACGTTCCAAGATCAAACGGTTCCCCGGAGACAAGCTGATTGAAATTATAGAAAAATATCCTGATGTGGCCAAGCATCTTTTCACCGTCCTGGCCGACCGCCTGAACGAAACAGACCGCAAACTCGTTTCCCTTTACAACCAGATCAAAAAACGAAAAATCAACAGCAACGGTTCTTAGGCCTGTAGTCAGAATCAAAAGAACAAGGAGATCTCTATGGATATGAATGTATTTATTCAGGGTATTCCCAAGGCAGAGCTGCATCTTCATATCGAGGGGACGTTGGCGCCTGAGACATTGTTTCGCATCGCCGAAAGAAACGGTATACGCATTAAGTTCGATTCGGTAGACGCACTGCGCCAGGCTTATCGTTTCGATAATTTGCAGTCATTCCTGGATATTTATTACGAAGGAGCTGGTGTACTTCAGAATGAAACCGATTTTTATGAACTGACGTGGGAATATCTCCTGAAAGCCAAAGATCAAAACATTCGGCACGTTGAAATTTTTTTTGATCCCCAGACCCATACCGAACGAGGCATTGTGTTTGAAACAGTAGTAAACGGCATTTATCACGCGTTATCCGACGGTGCCCGCAATCTCAACATTTCATTTTGCCTGATCATGTGTTTTTTACGTCATCTCCCAGAATCCGAGGCCATGGAAACCCTTTCGCAGGCGTTGGATTTCAGGGACAAAATTACGGGGGTAGGGCTTGATTCTTCCGAGTCCGGGCATCCACCATCTAAATTCATACGTGTTTTTGAAAAGGCACGAAAAGAAGGCTTTCTGACCGTGGCCCATGCCGGAGAAGAGGGCCCTGCTGAATATATATGGGAGGCAATCAAAGATCTTAAAGTCCAGCGAATTGATCATGGCGTGCGTGCGCTTGAAGACAAGTCTCTCATCAATGAACTCAAGCGCCGACAGATCCCTTTAACCATTTGCCCGCTTTCCAATATTAAGCTGTGTGTATTTAAAAACATGCAGGAACACAG encodes the following:
- a CDS encoding ABC-F family ATP-binding cassette domain-containing protein, which codes for MLNIESITKGFADQVLLDNTGMQINSGERVGLVGRNGHGKTTLLNIIAGTDHPDDGRVIIPSEYRIGVLSQHIKFSRPTVLEEAMLGLPDHERDHFWKAEKILSGLGFSEQNMQKDPMQFSGGYQVRLNLAKVLVSEPDLLILDEPTNYLDITSIRWITGFLVSWPREMLLVTHDRGFMDNVVTHIVGIHRRKMKKIQGDTAKYYIQVAQDEEIYEKTRVNEEKRKKEIELFISRFRAKARLANMVQSRIKTLAKLDSKDKLAELKNLDFSFNYLPFIGKQVLTIEDLSFGYEKENPLIKDFSLTVYPGDRVAVIGKNGKGKTTLLKLISQNMDPDAGWVKPNPGVEIGYFEQTNIQTLNPQFTVEEEILHAYPETDRQTARNICGAMMFEQDAALKKVSVLSGGEKARVMLGKLLIRPLNLLLLDEPSNHLDIEASDAFVEALNAFEGAVVLVTHNEMFLHALANRLVIFTSSGIDIFEGTYQEFLEKQGWEDEELIPVKRKKSAQLPKKELRKKKSEIVAQRSKQLTPINKKINKLENEIEAKETKMARVNKELLDASQDQDGLKIANLSKEHAKLESEIETLFDTFAEISERADKIKKKFDRELSGLEGGD
- a CDS encoding transposase → MKVLKTRKKNVVTLDIGAFCAKETVLVNPIDNTVHQSQQLRSLTPYRCTYGYDVLVFVGYGLFVHCLSEQQIIALLSDRNITISQREIGFLGKKFIAYLAIAHQQAQQRLNQLMSHKGGYILHIDGTCEGGSPHLFTGMDGIAQIVLDNIKLPSEKAESIIPFLERIKKQYGNPVALVHDMGKGILSAVEVVFKGIPDFICHFHFLRDIGKDLYEAEYAKIRIRLTKHKIRTVLRAKAKALDSLMGNDTQLGTGLLECIAENQPNTIPAEKLAIVSSYVMIHWALDTTGQLEGYGFPFDCPHFIFYQRLKVLYKMVDTSGYNQFDKHFFNLWKPLNKIINDQQLRSAAKQIEKKMETFKQLRTALSITVSENKKGLNDDGDNNTNIKRIAQKVKRFRAQIMADPKLSQTDSYKKMIKQIDTYWEKLFADPITIETSNGQQVHIQPQRTNNILERFFRELKRRNRKRSGTISLNKRLKTMLTDTPLIKNLDKAEYMEAILDGNATLEERFEKIDYNMVLEKLNDEQKTYGKISPEMKKIIQRPDLPKKLASLFAT
- the pilB gene encoding type IV-A pilus assembly ATPase PilB gives rise to the protein MAGSTASKSGSSLKSTIKDQSGAGKVKIGEILSKEGQITSIMLNEALSVQKKTNERLSGILLQKGYIDPDTIINVLGRIYNYKVVAFSEIKPDPQALKLLPYDEAKINLVFPLKLAGDDLQVCMAEPTDTDVVAALGKKTGKNIQAFVSTENDIIQAYRDFYKISDDAYKSFLHFDDEVEDDEPVTSVEDFGSLVSEAAEELEVASADTNVGPDEFMASDAPIIKLVNGILTKAINDGVSDIHIEPFEKSFQVRYRLDGGMYKAMNLPLSIKNAVLSRVKILASLDIAERRIPQDGRIKLRLGKKKSVDFRVSTLPTLFGESIVMRILDQSALSVDLTRLGFESGTFEMLKRCISRPYGLLLVTGPTGSGKTTTLYSVLNRLNKDDIKILTAEDPVEFNFKGINQVPVREEVGMTFAAALKAFLRQDPDIIMVGEIRDIETAEIAIKAAMTGHLVFATLHTNDCPSTIGRLVDIGIPPYMLASSVTMVLSQRLGRRLCPDCKQVVTGHNPEDLELHGFHKNDIPDLTIYGPKGCSHCNGTGYKGRVGLYELMEVTDEVGKAISAEVAEDQLRKVAISEGMITLRDAGLIKVKSGETSLEEVLRKTVLSKEALPAYLVNPDIEQYEDKDVIIREGNTDIDFFKLVQGAVYVVKGGKMIAEITQPGEYFGEMAAITGTPRSASIISKGRSKIKRFPGDKLIEIIEKYPDVAKHLFTVLADRLNETDRKLVSLYNQIKKRKINSNGS
- a CDS encoding adenosine deaminase; this encodes MDMNVFIQGIPKAELHLHIEGTLAPETLFRIAERNGIRIKFDSVDALRQAYRFDNLQSFLDIYYEGAGVLQNETDFYELTWEYLLKAKDQNIRHVEIFFDPQTHTERGIVFETVVNGIYHALSDGARNLNISFCLIMCFLRHLPESEAMETLSQALDFRDKITGVGLDSSESGHPPSKFIRVFEKARKEGFLTVAHAGEEGPAEYIWEAIKDLKVQRIDHGVRALEDKSLINELKRRQIPLTICPLSNIKLCVFKNMQEHSFKKLFDQGLCVTVNSDDPAYFGGYVVENYLALQNAFQLTRKDITQLAINSFNAAFISQDKKAIFIDQIKKFTAE